A window of Corallococcus macrosporus DSM 14697 contains these coding sequences:
- the recA gene encoding recombinase RecA, giving the protein MSKLAEKLKAVAAAVASIEKQFGRGSVMTLGGEAREQKVAVIPTGSVGVDRALGVGGYPRGRVVEVFGNESSGKTTLTLHAIAQVQAAGGVAAFIDAEHALDVSYARKLGVRVEELLVSQPDTGEQALEITEHLVRSGAVDLIVVDSVAALVPRAEIEGEMGDAHMGVQARLMSQALRKLTGAVSRSGTCIIFINQIRMKIGVMFGNPETTTGGNALKFYASVRMEIRRTGNIKDGDAVVGSRARVKVVKNKVAPPFQEAEFDLMYGSGIHRVGEVLDLGVATGLIEKSGSHFSLRGERIGQGRERAAEWLREHPEVLESLGKELTGASPPSSPAAVEAAA; this is encoded by the coding sequence ATGAGCAAGCTGGCGGAGAAGCTGAAGGCGGTGGCGGCGGCGGTGGCGAGCATCGAGAAGCAGTTCGGACGTGGCTCGGTGATGACCTTGGGCGGCGAGGCCCGCGAACAGAAGGTGGCCGTCATCCCCACTGGCTCGGTGGGGGTGGACCGGGCACTGGGCGTGGGCGGCTACCCGCGAGGGCGCGTGGTGGAAGTCTTTGGCAATGAGTCCTCGGGCAAGACGACCCTCACCCTGCACGCGATTGCGCAAGTGCAGGCGGCGGGCGGCGTGGCGGCGTTCATCGACGCGGAGCACGCGCTGGACGTGTCCTACGCGCGCAAGCTGGGCGTCCGCGTGGAGGAGCTGCTCGTGTCACAGCCCGACACGGGCGAACAGGCCCTGGAAATCACCGAGCACCTGGTGCGCTCCGGAGCCGTGGACCTCATCGTCGTCGACTCCGTGGCGGCCCTGGTCCCGCGGGCTGAAATCGAGGGGGAGATGGGAGACGCGCACATGGGTGTCCAGGCGCGGCTGATGAGTCAGGCGCTGCGCAAGTTGACGGGCGCGGTGAGCCGGTCGGGCACGTGCATCATCTTCATCAACCAGATTCGCATGAAGATTGGCGTGATGTTCGGCAACCCGGAGACGACCACCGGCGGTAACGCCCTGAAGTTCTACGCGTCGGTGCGCATGGAGATTCGCCGCACGGGCAACATCAAGGACGGGGACGCGGTGGTCGGCTCGCGGGCGCGGGTGAAGGTGGTGAAGAACAAGGTGGCCCCGCCCTTCCAGGAAGCGGAGTTCGACCTGATGTACGGCAGCGGCATCCACCGCGTGGGCGAGGTGCTCGACCTGGGCGTGGCCACGGGCCTCATCGAGAAGTCAGGAAGCCACTTCAGCCTCCGCGGGGAGCGCATCGGGCAGGGCCGCGAGCGCGCCGCCGAGTGGCTGCGCGAGCATCCGGAGGTGCTGGAGTCCCTTGGCAAGGAGCTCACCGGCGCCTCCCCGCCGTCCT